The sequence TACCCTTATAGCTAAAAGACAAAGCTGTAATAAGCCATCAGACTTCAAGCCTATTAGTCTAACCACATCTCTTTACAAAATCATTGCCAAAATGTTGACTGAAAGAATAGAGGTCACCCTCCCGACCAAAATAGCTGAAAATCAACTCGTTTTCGTCAAAGGGAGGCAAATCACAGATGCCATTCTAATGGCAAATGAGATTGTAGACTACTCGAAAGTTAGAAAAACCAAAGGGTTTGTTCTTAAGCTAGATATCAAAAAAGCTTTTGACACAATCAATTGAGATTTCATGCTAATGAAGAAAAACTTTCTTGGGAAATGGAGAAAGTGGATCCAAGAAAGCATAAGAAGTGTCAATACTCAGTGATTATCAATGGGAAGCCATATGGCAGGATTAAATCCAATAAAGGTATTAGACAAGGTGATCTAATCTCCCCTTTCATCTTCATTCTAGTCATGGACTACCTGAGTAGTTTACTAATCTTTCTTCAAGACCAAAAGGCTATCAAAGGGGTTGTGATAAATGGACAAAGTCTCACTAACCATATCCTTTTAGCGGACAACATTCTCATCTTTACCGAAGACGACGATAACTCAATTAGAAACCTACAAATGACTCTATCTTTGTTTGGAAAAGCTTTGGGGCTAAGCATTAACCACAGAAAGTCATCTTTCACCCCTATTAACGTCCCAACGGAAAGGTGGTTAGTAGTTTCTCTAACACCTGGGATATCCCCTACATCCCTTTCCCGATCAATTACCTGGGAGTCCCTCTTGGGGGTAAACCACGACCTAGAAGCTTTTAGGTATCTATCTCTGGGAAAATACACAAAAAGCTAAATGGCCGAAAATATCAGCATATATCAAATGGTGAAGAACTCACTCTCCTCAAAGCTTCTCTATCAAGCATTCCAACCGACCAACTATCAATTTTCAAAGCGCCTGTTTTTGTTTATATGGATATTGAAAAGCATTGGAAGAATTTCCTCCAGAGAAACAACAAAGAATCGAAATCAACTCACCTGGTTAATTGGAATGATATCACCAGACCAAAAGACAAAGGAGGCATGGGCATCTCCTCTGTAAAAGACACTAATTTTTCTTTACTGTGTAAATGGTTGTGGCATTTTTAAACCAAACATCATACTCTTTGGAGGAAAGCCATCTCAGCTAAATACCAATCTTCTTTCTTTagggaaattaaaaaaaaaaaaaaacaaagcaaATACAACAGCATAAATGCGCCCTGAATCTCTATCACAAAGGGCTTAGTTTGGTTCGAAAGTAAGGTCAATTGGGAGATAAATAATGGCGAGAACCCTTCTTTTTGGTTTGCTAATTGGACTAACAGGGGTCCTCTTCATAAAGCCTATCCTAGATTGTTCGCGCTAGCCACATATAAAAAAGCGACCATAAAGGAAAGATGGGATGAGGAAAACAAATCATGGATCCCAGATCATAGAAGACCCCTAAATGATAGGGAAAAAGCATGTAAAATAGTTTCAATTCTCTTTTCAACAACCCAAACAAAGATAAGGGTGTAGGTAAGCCAATCTGGACTTTAAACAAGGAtcattcgttctcaatagcatCTATCAAACATACCTTAACCGATGACGGATCTCGAAACCAACAAGTGATTGGCTTCCATCAGGTTTTCCCCTCCTTGTGGAAATCCACGCTGTCGATGAACATCAAATTTTTCCTATGGTTTTTGCTCCATAAGAAAATCAATACCGTGGACATCCTATAGAAAAAGCTTTACAATTCATGTCTCAATCCAAGCATCTGCATCTTGTGTATGGAAAAAGGTGAGGACATCGAACATCTTTTTCTGAATTGCAAATTTGCTAATCATCTTTGGCAAAAGCTCAGTTCTCTCATCGGTGATGTAGCAGATAAAAGCAACTTTGACTCCCTTGGGTCCTCTCTCTGCTCCCTAAAGCCCACTTCCAAGATAAGGTCATCAAATTAAGTGGTGGTGCAACAATCCTTTGGTCTATTTGGAAAGAAAGGAACTGTAGAACTTTGAGCGGTATTCAAAACTCCTCAATAAATATTTGGGAAAATGCTTGTAACTTAATTGGGTTGTGGTCTTGCAGAAGCAAGCTACTTACGGATTACACTCCGACTCAAATTGCCCTCAACCTTCAAGCCTTTTACAAATAAGCTTTGACCCCTTATATTTTTCAGGGTTGCCCTCCAGCCCTCCTCTTTGTATCAATTTTAATATCTAATATATGGGTTTCTATGTGTACCTCTCTTGGTAGTTGGTGTTTACATAGTTACCTTTGGTTTCTtgctaaaaaaaaaactaggcCAAAATGAGTACCTATATTCACAAATGTGAAGATGAAGgatttgtttaaaaaaacaaaGGTATCTTGTTAATTGTAGGGTAGCCtctattttgaatttgaaacaaTTATATTGAACTTCGGTTCAGCATCTCCCAAGAGATCACCCAAAAAGAAACACTCTACGACCACTTAAAAAGTGTAGTTCAAATAAAACCCAAAGCACACCATTTTAAATTAGGTAGATTTACCGCAACTTTGCTTACTTGAGTTATTTATGCAAGAACCCTTTACATAGTCCTCTCTTTGGAAGTTGATCGTTGCAATTTCTACCAAACCAATCACACCGTTTCTTGCAAAATTACCCGTCGTTAATCCCACTGAATTCTTTGAGTTTAGGCTGTAGATTCCGAATTTTTATTTTGCAAAATCACTGCTAGTCCATGGAGTAGAATCATGAAGGAAGTCAAAGGCTAGTAGTGGAGGATGGTTCTGAGTCGCCATTTTTCTCAAAACGCTACCAAGCCCTTCCACTCCGTCAATTCGCTTGTTCCAATCTCTCATACTTGATCGCCACctttttattcttcttcttcttcaacaatGTCTATGTCTCTTCTTGAATTCATTACCATTTTGGTGCTTTTCGATTCCCTGTGCTTCTCACCTCGCCTCTCTACTGCTTCGCCGCTCAATCATCAGTATAATGTCGGAGATCCCGTTCCGTTATTCGTCAACAAGGTCGGACCTTTGACCAACCCCAGGTAGTTCATTGCAATCCCTTTCCTTTACTAATTTGACCTTCTTTCTTATTAATTGATTTGTACCCATCGTAAGCCTTGTGACTCTGAAATAGTGATATGAAAAATTTGAACTGCTTTGAAAATTGTTGTGTCCATGAGTTCTTAACTAAGATCATATCTGTGTATAGGTTTAGAGTGGATTGTACTAAAGTTAGATGAACATACGAGATGAAACATTCAAATTGATACAAATGTggaaaaaatattattcttcttGTCCTGTCTTATTGGATAACTCTTGGAACTACATTTTCAACATATTGCTCATTTTTTTGGAACCAATATGCACTGAGGAAAGCGGGGGATTCCTCCCTCTGCCGCTGTGTCAAATCCTTATAGCTTTACCAATGAGGTTTCTCGTTGGACTAGTTTTCAAACATTACAAATGTTGACTTTGTTATTGGGGCAATAATGCCATTTTAACTTATTTGAGATCAAGTCCAGCCTTATATTGAATTTGTTCTCTTTCTCTATCTTTTTGTATCTTGCTTCTGCTTCAGTCTCATTGTTACTTCATTTCCAATTTGCTTGCAGTGAGACATACCAATACTATGAGTTACCGTTCTGCCGTCCAGGTTAGCCTTTCAAAGGAGCGTAATTAGAGAAACTTTCATGTTTTAGTAGATATTAGTGCTATTTGATGATATGGGACGCCAAGGCTTTAGGTCACTTTTCAAATGTATGCTACTTAATTGCTAAAGTTGCATTGAGATTTAAATTTGTTCGTTGTTTTCCTCCTTTATAATTTGGATTGTATGAGCTTCCTGTACGGTAGGGATATTCAGTTGTTTGTAAACATGTTGATTTTGTTAAGGTATCCTATTTTAGAATCACTTTTgttgcaaattttctttatatatgGAATGGTCTGTCTGAAGGTCTTCTCCTTAGCTTGCAGATCCAGTAGTCCAAAAGAAAGCAACCTTGGGGGAGGTTTTAAATGGTGATCGACTGAATGGTGCCTTGCATGTGATAAAATTTAGGGAAGAGAAACCGTGGGAGACTCTGTGTGAAAAGAAGCTAAAAGGTGCTGAAGTTTCATTGTTCAGGGATGCTGTCAGGAATGATTTTTACTTCCAACTGTATTGGGATGATCTTCCAGTGTGGGGTTTTGTTGGCAAAATTGATGAACAGAGTTGGTCCTTAGACAAGCAGGGTCCAAAGTATTTTCTCTTCACACATATTCAGTTTGACGTTTCTTTCAATGGGAACCAAATTGTGGAAGTTAGTGCATTTAGTGATCCAAACCATGTTGTTGATATAACTGATGATGATGTTGAACTCAATGTCAAGTTCACTTATTCTATTTTTTGGAATGAAACTTCAGTTCCATATGGAGATAGAATGAATAAGTATTCGAGGGCTTCACTACTGCCTATCAGTCAGAGAATCCACTGGTTTTCATTCTTTAATTCAATTGCTATTATTGTGCTGTTGATGGGATTGCTTAGTTTGCTTTTTATGCGACGTCTCAAGAATGATTTGAGGAAGTAATGTCTTGTAAATAAATTCTGCTCGagtcttttaaattttaataaagttTGTTCTGTAAATTAGCTgaccttttctttattttttttttttgtgtgtgtgtgtttagGTGTTCTGGTGGTGATGAAGAGGATGAAAAAGAGGTTGTTTGGAAGTATCTTCATGGAGATGTATTTAGATGTCCTCAAAATTTACCCCTCTTTAGTGCTGTTTTGGGTGTCGGTACACAGCTGCTGACTATGTAAGTTAATTTGAACTATTTCTTCTACAAGCTATGTTCAtcataaaatattgatatgtcAACCGCAATACTAGCTTCTTTATTATGCATTCTGATAATAGAAGAATTGTGTCCATGTATTATCATCATCGGCTCTACAATTAATTGCCCGTTTTTTACTGAAGCAACCTTGGCcattacattttaaaataagaCCATCACTTATTTTCTAGGAAAAGCAAACTAGTTTTTATAAAGGTCAATGCTGAACACATAGTGCCACCAAAAGTGCGACGTTAAATGCATTTGAAACATGTGCATGCATTGGAGTGTAAGGAGCACTTCAAGGATAAGGTATAATGGGTTCAATATTGTAtctctttattttatttgagaTTCAATTAACTACATGTTGGACATAATCAATTACCTGTTTCCTTTTCAAAacgggaaaaaagaaaaaacgacAAAAATAACATGGCACTACACGACTGCTGCAAAGGGGAATATAGTTCTAAAGAAAATCTAATTGTATTAATCTATGACTTGAATAAGGAATGTCCTATAGATAGTATAATTGGCCATTGTATTCTAAAAATAAACACTTAATGAGCTTTTTCTCAAGTATTGTTCTATAGATTGTATAACTTTGTTCTCGATTTCTTAAAAAAACACCTAAATGATCTATAAATTAAGAGTTAATATACctaaaaaacattttatttcGTCAATGTTATTGAAAGGAAAATGTCAACACGTGGCCTAATATTGTGATAGCAGCTTCTCCTTTCAGTGACAAAGAATTGCAAACATGATTGTTGACAGTGACAAATGGGAAATATGTAGGCTGACTTCCCATGTCTTTGTTTAGTTAAGCCTAATAATTTAACATGTCATTGACATCGTTGATGATGATGCTGACACTGTTTTACTTGCACAGGACACATTTAATACTTAAtagataaaaacaaaaagaaaaatactgAACTATTTCTGAATGGCTTCACGTTTGCATAAAAAGACTAGAGTTCATGTGCAAGGTTTACTACAGATGAACTGAACAAGACAGATggacaaagaaaaagaaggctAAATTATAACAATTACCATTGAACTTTGCCCTTTGTTTGAAAAATACCCCTATacttttaaaagttgaaatatTACCCTTGAAATTCCATAAATTTTTATGTTTCAAAGCTACCTTTGGAATAGGAGTCCTTCAGAATTTCAAACAACAATTGAGACATGGAACTGTGTGATAGACGGCGACCTAAAACCATATGCAGACAATTTTTGTctaaaattttagagaatttcTACTCCAAGGGTATTTTTGAAACATTTGTAAAAGTGAAAGAGTAATATAACTGACTATTAACCAGAGAATAATGGATAAATAGAAAACTAAATGGTGTCTCTGATAGGGATCTAATCAAGAGATTCTaattgaaaaagagaaaagccCTAAGGCTGTTACAATCTCTAATCACAAACAAGAGCAAAGAACAATGGCtatccctctctctctctctaaactAGAGAGAAGACTCAACTCACTCAAAACATAATATGATTCCCAAAGTAATataattttctatatattttcaCAAAGAGAGAAGGGTTTTTCTTAAATAGAAGAATAACCCATtacaaagaaaggaaaaaataaaattggcaaatataatacaaccaatacaataaaatataatacaagaaaggaaataatcaacactccccctcaagctAGTTTTAGAATATCAATCCCTGCTAGTTTTTCAATCAATTGTTGAATTGCCACTTTGAAAGGCCTTTAGTTAACACATCAACAATTTGTTTTGTTGTCGGAAGATAGGGTATACATATTACTCTCGCATCGATCTTTTCCTTTAGTTTATTGACTTTAATATGTTTTGCCTTGTCACGAAGGGTTGGATTGTGGACAATGAAAATTGCTGCCTTTTTAATCGTAGTAAATGTGCATGGACATTGTGGGAGTGAATCTCAATTCTTCCTTGTTGTCCATGTACCCTCACAAATACCATGGGCTAAAGCTCTGAATGAATTTTGCACCACTTGCAACCACACTATGCTTTTTACTTTGACAAGTAACAAGATTTCCTCCAAAAAAAAAGGAGCAGTATCTAGAAGTGGATCTTTTATCAGTCGTGCTACTTGCTTAGTCGGCTTCTATGTAAACTTCAACATTGAAATGGCCATGTCTTTGAAACAATATGCCTTTTCCTAGAGTACCTTTCAAATATCTTAGAATTGTATAAACTGCATCAAAGTAAGGTGGTCTAGGAGCATGCATGAACTGACTTACCATATTAACTGCAAAAGCGATATTAGGACGTGTGTGTGAGAGAGATATAAGTAGTTTCCCTACAAGTCTCTggtaacttttctttttcttttatttctttttcagtAGCAACTTCCAATTTCAGGTTCTACCAAGTAAACCTGTTTCTTTCAGTAGATCTAGAATATACTTCCTTTAGTTAACAAGAATGCCACTTTTAGACCTGACAAACTCCATGCCTAGGAAATGTTTTAAAGTTCCTAGGTCTTTGATTTGGATCATCAGCTAAccttttcttcatgaaagtcaATTCTGTCTCATCATTGCTTGTAAGAATGATATCATCAATGTAAACTATCAAAACCATAACCTTGTcatttattttatgtttatagaccatagtatgATCCGCTTGACTTTGACTAAATCCACAGCTCGTGACTGCTTTTTCAAAACGTTCAAACTAAGATCTAGGAGATTGTTTAAGACCGTATAATGATTTCTTTAACTTGCACACTTTTTAATACTGATGATATCTACCTCAAAATCAAGTGGCGAGTCCATAAATACCTCTTCTTCAAGATCCCTATTGAGAAAGACATTCTTAACATCCGAGGACCAAGTTTAGCGTGAGTAGGATTGGGATTATGAATATAAGCAGTTCAACCAAATAATTTTATTGGTAAGTCATAGAACTGATCATTTGATTGAAGCCCGGTACGGTTTGGGTAAATAAGTGGATTGATGATGTTTGGGAAAAATGTAACTTTCACATTGAACCTTTAAATAAATTTGGAAACAAATCCTTTAAGTAAAAGAAATTAGGATGCCTTAATCTATGATGCCAAATCATTATAGTTTCTTTAACAAAAGGAGAACAAACATTACTCAATCTCTGAACTTGTTTATAACTAGCTAAAACTTCATCAAAGTAATAGAGACCACCAATCATCCTAACACATCCAGTCTCTCCACCAAGTTCTAATCCTAAAAGGTATAATAAGTGTCACAGAAGATAATGCGATAGTTAGTATCCTTAGAGATTTTACTAACAGATAGCAAATTGCAAGCTAATTTTGGAACATGAAGGACATAGTGCAACATAAGTTTTGTAGTTAGTGGAATAGTTCCTTTTCCTACAATATGGGTGAAACGACCGTCGACGATGCAGATTTTTTCATTGCAATATATAGGGGAGGAGGATGCAGATAAGGAAGAGAACTAGTCATATGATCAGAGGCTCCAACATCTATAATCCATGGAGATGAGATTGTGCAAGAATGGGCTTTAGGAAAGCTACCTGATTGTGCCAAAGAAACATAGGATTACTAGATGGGGAAGTAGTCTCTAGCAGTTTCGGGATTTGATCAATATGCTCCTTGCTAAACAGGTTGGAATCACCAATGTTTGCATTCGAGATGTGTAGGAAGAATTTCTCTCCCTTTGCTTAGAACTTTTCCTATTTGCAGTTTTTCCATAAAAATTCCAATATTTTCACATCTATATCGGGGTTTATTGTAATGGTCACACTAGACTCGAAACTTTTTATGTATCTTGTCGGATTGATCAGAGGTCTTTATGTTTGTTTGTTCGATCACCTGTGcaaaactttttattgaatcaataggCTTTTTTCCAATCAACGAAGTAACTTTTCTCTCTCTAACTTTTCTCTCAAAATGTGAGTTCCGTTAAGAGATGGGTAAGTTCATGCTTGATAGGAAGGAGTTCCTGGTCAAGCATTGTGAAGATGAGTTTATCCTGGTGGGATGCATTGTGAACCACCAAGAATTCTCCTTTCCGGTGAGGTTCTATGTTGGCTGGggagaaggagaaaaagaaagtcaTAACTTGTTAGAAGAAAGTACAAACCTAGTAGCCCCTTGTTCTTTTAGTTTGTCTTTGGGTTAGAGGAGAAAGGATAATGGAAGTCACGTGAATATTTTGAAATCCACTAATTGTGATGGGTTGTCGGAGATTAAAGCATATAGTGGACCTGAGAAGGGTCTAGATAAGTCGTTGGGCATTGTTGATTTGGGAGGTGGGAGTGAGTGAAGAAGGGCCGTGTTGGAGCAGACAAGAGTAACTTATCGGATCATTCTTTGGGCTCTCTTAAGAATTCCATGCTGAGCAAAGGAAATATTAAAAGAGGGTTGCTGAGGTCTAGACTTGAGGCCCAAGACAAGGTTCAAAGGAATTCTAAGGAAGGTGACATGCATCAAAGGGGttttcatttttgaaaagatGTTCGGAGATTTCGGTTCAGACTCATCGTTTGTAAATTATTCAGATGATTCGTTCTTGTTGACTCCGATTAGAAAGAGTTTTGAGGAGGTGGAGTTGGGAGATTTTTTCGAAGAAGGGGATGGTTCAAGAGAGTGTCCAACTTCACTGGTTCCGATCAAGAAGGTTATTGAATTGTTTATGTGTTTCAAGATAGCTTCAGAGGGTGATCCTGTAAATTGTACTCCTTAAAAGGAAGAGTCGAGGGTGGAAGATAGCACCATGAAGAAGTTGGAATTGTCTCTAGATGGCATTTTTCTTGCAAGTTAGGCAAGTGGGTTCCTCTAAACTCCTATCTGGTGGAGAGCTCATGCGGTAGGACAAATTAGGTAAGTCTTCTTTCTTTGGTTCCTTGTCCTCCAAGGAGTCTAGGAGAGTCTAATAGGGGAGGTGGTGTCTTTTCTCCTAATTTTGTGTCTCCAAGAATTGGTAATTGGAGTGGGGGTGTTGGTCAGTCCGGAGCCGAATGTTTTTTCTCTCCTTCTGTCTTTTTGAATCCTTATCCTTATTAAGATTATTCGGGTTGTGCCTTACCCCTTGCGCCTGTCTATTTCCTGGTAGAGTGGTAGCTGGTGCTCAATCATATTGTTCAAGCGATGGGTGTTGGTTTAGGAGGCGGTGGAGGGCCTCTTACCGATATTGACTTTATGGGGATTTTATTAGGTCATTAAACCCTCTCTGAAATGCAGGGTGCCCTGCTTGGTGAAGTTAAAATTGATGAGAGGTGGAACGTTTTGGGTTCAATAAGTATTAAAAGAAGTGGAGGCTAAAGTAGGAAAAAATGATAAGGGTGGCATTAACCTATCTGTGGCGGAAGGAGGGGTTAAGCTGAAATGTAAGGAGGGTAGTGACAGGTTGTCTAGGGAATTAAAGAAACTGGACAGTTCAGTGAACTGTGGGGGCAAGAAAGCCTTAAAGGAGGCACGGTCGTCTAAGTCGTTATGTGAAAGATTGTTTCTTGGAATGTTAGGGCCTGGAGGGTTAAGTCTTAAAGAAAGCTTGTGAAGGATGTGCTTAGACAAGAAGATCCTTACCTTGTTATTTTGATGGACACCAAAAGAAGTGAGTTTTGCTGTTGGAGGATTGCTAGTATTTAGAAGCGTAGGAGGGTGGAGTAGGAGGTTCTTAAGGCTGAGCATTTGTCTGGCAGGATTCTAGTGCTATGGAACTCGAGATCATGTGTTACCTTTGAAGTGGTTCGTAGTAGACATTCCATTACTATTGTTTTTTTGGATGGTGTGGTGAAGAGTTTTGGGTCATTGGAGTTTATGGCCCCTTGAGGATTAGCGGTAGGAATTTGTTTTGAGAGGAGCTAGGAGATCTTTTTGGTTATTGTGGGTCGAGTTGGTGTGTGGTGGGTGATTTTAATTTCGTTTGGTCCTCGGATGAGAAAGGTTCAGGAGGGAGAATTACCAGATGTATGTGATGTTTCAACAGTTTTATCGATGATTGCGGGTTATTTTACGCTTCTCTTGTTGGGGGTAAATTTACTTGGGCCAATAGTAGGGTGACTACGAGAATTGATAGGGTCCTTATGTTGGAAGtttggttgagaggtttgggAACCCTAGGCAGGTTAGAGGGTCTAGAATCACTGGCCCCTTATTTTGACTAATAGTAGGTTGAATTGGGGTTCGATTCCTTTCCATTTCTTGCTTCTTGGTGGAATGTGCGATTCAAGGAAGGTGGGAGGGTTTTAGAATTATGGAGAAACTGAGAATTCTTAAAGGTCTGCTTAGAGTTTGGAATAAAGGGGTTTTCGGTGATATCCGTATTAAAAAGGAGATTATTGCCAAGATTGACAAGATTGACAAGATTGATGCTTTCCTGTTGGAGGGCCCCTTTGACTATGGTCTCACTGAGGAGAGGTTTAGTTTAAAAAGGAAATCTAGAGGAGGTGATTAGAAAGGATAATGTAAGGTGGTATCAAAAGTCTAAAATCAAGTGGGCCAAGGAAAGAAACTGTAATATGGGTTTTTTTCATAGAGTGGTTAatggaagaaggaacaagaatCATATTGGTCTTTTGTTTTTAGACAATGGGATTTGTACTAGAGATAGAAAGGAAATTGAGGAGGAAATCATAAATTCTTTCTCTAATCTCTATAGTCCTGAGGTGTTGGATAAGTCGATTTGTGGAGGGCTTAGATTGGAGGCTTATATCGCCAAGGAAGAATAAGGAATTAGTGGCCCTGTTTACCTTAGAAGAGATTACAAAGGTTGTTTTCAGTTGTGATGGTAACAAGTTTCCTAGTGCTGATGGGTTATCGATGGCATTCTTTCAGGAGAACTTGGTCTCATCAAAGGAGATTTGGAGGGGGTATTCAAGGAATTCTTgcaagagggatcttgaacagTTGATTGGTTAAAACCTCAGTTTGTTTGATACCTAAAAAGGAAAATATGAATAG comes from Cucumis melo cultivar AY chromosome 12, USDA_Cmelo_AY_1.0, whole genome shotgun sequence and encodes:
- the LOC103500073 gene encoding transmembrane 9 superfamily member 5 isoform X1 — encoded protein: MSMSLLEFITILVLFDSLCFSPRLSTASPLNHQYNVGDPVPLFVNKVGPLTNPSETYQYYELPFCRPDPVVQKKATLGEVLNGDRLNGALHVIKFREEKPWETLCEKKLKGAEVSLFRDAVRNDFYFQLYWDDLPVWGFVGKIDEQSWSLDKQGPKYFLFTHIQFDVSFNGNQIVEVSAFSDPNHVVDITDDDVELNVKFTYSIFWNETSVPYGDRMNKYSRASLLPISQRIHWFSFFNSIAIIVLLMGLLSLLFMRRLKNDLRKCSGGDEEDEKEVVWKYLHGDVFRCPQNLPLFSAVLGVGTQLLTMFCCLFLLAFLGILYPYNRGSLFTSIILIYSLTSAVSGYVSASFHCQFAEIGWERSVILSGILYLGPSFVIISILNIIAISNGTTAALPIGTIIVILLIYVFISLPLLVFGGIIGHRFRSEFQAPCATKRNPREIPPLAWFRKLPCQMFISGLLSFSAVVLELHHLYASMWGFKIFTLPSILFITFIILIILTAILSVGLTYIQLSVEDHQWWWRSVFSGGSAAIFMFGYCIYFYARSNMNGFLQLCFFVGYNACICYAFFLMLGVISFRVSLIFVRRIYDAVKSE